The Oncorhynchus keta strain PuntledgeMale-10-30-2019 chromosome 17, Oket_V2, whole genome shotgun sequence genome has a window encoding:
- the LOC127908469 gene encoding keratin-associated protein 6-2-like: MGYDVSYDVGYDMSYDIGYDMGCDVGYDMSYDIGYDMGCDVGYDVGYDVGYDIGYNVCYDVGYDMSYAIGYDMGYDVGYDIGYNVCYDVGYDMSYDIGYDMGCDVGYDIGYNVCYDVGYDMSYDIGYDMGCDVGYDVGYDIGYNVGYAIGYNVCYDMGYDVCYDVGYDVSYDVGYDIGYNVGYAIGYNVCYDMGYDVSYDVGYDVCYDVTPLFF; the protein is encoded by the coding sequence ATGGGCTATGATGTGAGCTATGATGTGGGCTATGATATGAGCTATGATATAGGCTATGATATGGGCTGTGATGTGGGCTATGATATGAGCTATGATATAGGCTATGATATGGGCTGTGATGTGGGCTATGATGTGGGCTATGATGTGGGCTATGATATAGGCTATAATGTGTGCTATGATGTGGGCTATGATATGAGCTATGCTATAGGCTATGATATGGGCTATGATGTGGGCTATGATATAGGCTATAATGTGTGCTATGATGTGGGCTATGATATGAGCTATGATATAGGCTATGATATGGGCTGTGATGTGGGCTATGATATAGGCTATAATGTGTGCTATGATGTGGGCTATGATATGAGCTATGATATAGGCTATGATATGGGCTGTGATGTGGGCTATGATGTGGGCTATGATATAGGCTATAACGTGGGCTATGCTATAGGCTATAATGTGTGCTATGATATGGGCTATGATGTGTGCTATGATGTGGGCTATGATGTGAGCTATGATGTGGGCTATGATATAGGCTATAACGTGGGCTATGCTATAGGCTATAATGTGTGCTATGATATGGGCTATGATGTGAGCTATGATGTGGGCTATGATGTGTGCTATGATGTGACCCCATTATTTTTCTAA